In Castanea sativa cultivar Marrone di Chiusa Pesio chromosome 6, ASM4071231v1, a single window of DNA contains:
- the LOC142638690 gene encoding sesquiterpene synthase 2-like, with protein sequence MSAQVSGAPSQNAKSEVVRRTANFHPSIWGDRFINNTSEDKDIHLRKVSEVEELKDEVRNKIFASTSHLSQQLGLIDALQRLGVAYHFEREIQKALEHMMLMISTFNDKNDVDDLYEVSLSFRLLRQEGFKVSCDVFNKFKDEDGQFKESLTNNVEAMLAFYEATHLRVHGEDILDEALEFTATHLKSTASLIGNPLAAQITRALKQPLHKGIPRLEARRYISIYEQDASHNKVLLKLSILDFNLVQSLHKEELRYITRWWKDLDFATKLPFARDRVVECYFWIVAVYFEPQYSLARKILTKVISMTSILDDIYDVYGTLEELEPFTEAIERWDISCIDQLPEYMQICYRALFDVFEAIENELAKKERSYRVSYAKDAMKRLVRAYFDEAKWFHQNYIPTMEEYMHVALKTSGYPMLTAISFLGMDDIVTKEAFDWIFSNPKIITASSVIGRLMDDMKSHKFEQERGHAASAVECYMKQHGVSEQVVHDEFSRQVTNAWKDINEECIRPTVVPMPLLMRVLNLARVIDVIYKEGDGYTHVGKEMKDNVASVLIDPIPL encoded by the exons ATGTCTGCCCAAGTCTCAGGGGCTCCATCCCAAAATGCCAAATCAGAGGTTGTTCGCCGAACAGCAAATTTCCATCCAAGCATTTGGGGTGACCGTTTCATCAACAATACTTCTGAGGACAAG GATATTCATTTACGTAAAGTAAGTGAAGTTGAAGAGCTGAAAGATGAGGTGAGAAACAAGATCTTTGCCTCTACGAGTCATCTTTCACAACAGCTGGGCTTAATTGATGCACTCCAGCGCCTAGGCGTCGCTTACCACTTTGAGAGAGAAATCCAAAAAGCTCTAGAACATATGATGTTGATGATCTCTACTTTTAACGACAAAAATGATGTTGATGATCTCTACGAAGTTTCCCTCAGTTTTCGACTGCTACGCCAAGAAGGATTTAAGGTTTCATGTG atgttttcaacaaattcaaagACGAAGATGGTCAATTCAAGGAAAGCTTGACCAACAACGTTGAAGCCATGCTAGCCTTCTATGAAGCTACACATCTGAGGGTGCATGGAGAAGACATTCTTGATGAGGCCCTTGAGTTCACTGCTACTCACCTTAAATCCACAGCATCCCTTATAGGCAATCCGTTGGCAGCACAAATAACTCGTGCCCTAAAGCAGCCCTTGCACAAGGGCATACCACGGCTAGAGGCTCGGCGATACATTTCTATCTATGAACAGGATGCTTCACATAACAAAGTTTTGCTCAAACTTTCAATATTAGATTTTAATCTAGTGCAATCATTGCACAAAGAGGAACTTAGATATATCACAAG GTGGTGGAAAGATTTAGATTTTGCAACGAAGCTACCTTTTGCAAGAGATAGAGTTGTCGAGTGCTACTTTTGGATAGTCGCAGTGTACTTTGAGCCCCAATATTCACTTGCAAGGAAAATACTAACCAAAGTTATTTCCATGACATCCATTCTAGATGATATATATGATGTTTATGGCACACTTGAAGAACTCGAACCCTTCACTGAAGCAATTGAGAG GTGGGATATTAGCTGCATAGATCAACTTCCAGAATACATGCAAATATGTTATCGTGCACTCTTTGATGTATTCGAAGCAATTGAAAATGAGTTGGCCAAGAAAGAAAGATCATACCGTGTTAGCTATGCAAAAGATGCT ATGAAACGTTTGGTTCGGGCCTACTTTGATGAAGCCAAATGGTTCCACCAAAATTACATCCCAACAATGGAGGAGTATATGCATGTTGCACTTAAAACCTCTGGTTACCCTATGCTCACCGCTATCTCTTTCCTTGGCATGGATGACATCGTTACAAAAGAGGCATTTGATTGGATCTTTAGCAACCCTAAGATCATTACAGCTTCATCTGTAATTGGTAGACTCATGGATGACATGAAGTCACATAAG TTTGAGCAAGAGAGAGGGCATGCTGCCTCAGCAGTCGAATGCTACATGAAGCAACATGGTGTCTCAGAACAAGTAGTCCATGATGAATTCAGCAGGCAAGTTACTAATGCATGGAAGGACATTAATGAGGAGTGTATAAGGCCTACTGTTGTTCCCATGCCTCTACTTATGCGTGTTCTAAATCTTGCACGAGTAATAGACGTCATTTACAAGGAAGGGGATGGCTACACTCACGTTGGAAAAGAGATGAAAGATAATGTTGCATCAGTGCTTATAGACCCAATACCACTATAA